The following nucleotide sequence is from Gammaproteobacteria bacterium.
CCGCCTCCCCTCCCGGCCATCGCCGAATCGCGCATGGCGCACATCATCTACACCAGCGGCACCACCGGGCAGCCCAAGGGCGTGGTGACCACGCATGCCGCCACCCGGCACCAGGTGGAGAGCATCACCCGCGCCTGGGAGATCACTCGCAACGACCGGGTCCTGCACGCCCTCCCCCTGCACCACGTGCACGGCATCGTCAACGCCTTGCTGTGCCCGCTCTGGCAGGGCGCCACGGTCGAGCTCCTCCCGCGCTTCGACCCCGATATGATCTGGGACCGCTTCGCGCGCCTGCGCGTGACCATCTTCATGGGCGTGCCCACCATGTACGTGCGCCTGATGCAGGCGTGGAAGCGCCTGCCCTACCAGCGCGGCGAAGTGGTCGGCTGGTCCGCCGGCGACCTGCGCCTCACGATCTCGGGATCGGCCGCGCTCCCCGCCGCGGCCCACCGTAGCTGGCGGAAGATCACCGGGCAGGGCATCCTCGAACGCTACGGCCTGAGCGAGACCGGCATGGTGCTCACCGGCCCCGTGAAGGGCCCCCGAGTCGAGGGACACGTCGGCTATCCCTTTCCGTCCGTGCAGGTGCGCCTGCGGGGCGACGGGGGCGAGGAGGCCGCCGCTGGAGAGGAGGGCTGCATCGAGGTGCGCGGACCGGGCCTGTTCCGCGAATACTGGCGCCGCCCCGAAGAGACCGCCGCAGCCTTCCGCGACGGCTGGTTCGACACCGGCGACCGCGCCGTCCGGAACGGGCCGGGCGGCTACCGCATCCTCGGACGCGAGAGCGTCGACATCATCAAGACCGGGGGCGAGAAGGTCTCGGCGCTCGAGGTCGAGGACGTGCTGCTGCAGCACCACCGCGTCAGCGACTGCGCGGTGGTGGGCGTCCCCCACGCCCACTGGGGCGAGCAGGTGTCCGCTGCGGTCGTTGTGACTGACGGCACCCACCTGCCCATGTCGCGGCTGCGCGCCTGGGTCAAGGACTTCGTTGCGGGCTACAAGGCGCCCCGGCGTTTCCTGGTGGTCGATGAACTGCCCCGGAACTCCATGGGCAAGGTGCTCAAGGACCAGGTGCGCGACTTCTTCCTCCAGGCGCCATGATCGACTCGCTGCGCGAATACTGGCCGGTCCACGCCCTGCTCGCCGTCTACACCCTCCTGCTGGCCTATCACGCCTGGGAGGGAAACCGGGGCACGAAGCGGCTGGCCGACTACTACGTGGGCGGGCGCAACATGGGGGCGGTCACCATCGCCCTGTCGTTCTTCGCCACCTACTCGAGCACCAACAGCTTCGTGGGCTTCTCGGGGCAGTCGTGGTCGTGGGGCGCCCCATGGCTCCTGATGGCGCCCCTCATCGTCATCTTCTCGACGTCCGCGTGGATCTGGGTGGCGCCGCGCCTGCGCGACTTCACCGCCGCGCTCGACTCGCTCACCATCCCCGATTTCGTGGGCTTCCGCTTCGAGAGCCCTCCGGCCCGCGTGCTCGCGGCCATCATCATCATCTTCGCGTCGTTCTTCTACATGACGGCGGTCTTCAAGGGCATCGGCAACCTGCTCGAGACCTTCCTCGAGATCCCGTACCGCACCGCCATCCTCATCGTCTTCGTGATCGTGATGCTCTACACCGTCATCGGCGGCTTCATCTCGGTGGTGAAGACCGACGCGGTGCAGGGGGTGGTGATGGTCTTCGCGGCCGTGCTCCTCTTCCACGGCACCACGCGCGCCGCGGGCGGGGTGGGCTCCATCTTCGAGATGGCCGACGCCCCCGACACCGCGCACCTGTTCACATGGAACGGGGGCGAGGCCTTCCCGCTGGTGCTGGGGGTGATGGTGGCCGCCACCATCAAGTTCATCGTCGAGCCGCGCCAGCTCTCGCGCTTCTACGCGCTCAGGAGCGCCCGCGAGGTGCGCACCGGGGTCTGGATCTCGACGCTGATCTTCGCCGCGGTGTACACGATGCTGGTCCCGATCGGGATGTACGCGCGCAACATCCTCTCCGGCGGCATGGACGACACCGACCTGGTGGTGCCCGGGCTGCTCACCGAGCCCGGCGTCTTCGCTCCGGGGGTGGGTGCCTTCCTGCTGGTGGCGATGGTCGCCGCCGCCATGTCGTCGCTCGACAGCGTGCTGCTGGTGATGGCCTCGACCACGGACCGCGACATCTTCGGGACAAGGCGCGGCAAGCGCGACGAGCGCTCGGCCATGCGCCGCACCCGCTGGTACGTGGCCGTCTTCGCCGCCATCACCGCCGTCATCTCCCTCAACCCGCCCGACGGCGTGGTGGGCCTGACCGCCTTCTCGGGCGCCATGTACGCCGCCTGCTTCTTCCCGGCGGTGATCCTCGGGCTGCACTGGCGGCGCGGCAACGGCGCCTCGGCGGTCGCTTCCTTCGTGGTGGGCCTCGGTGTGCTCGTGATCTGGCGGCTCACCCCGCTGGGCGATGTGCTGCACGAGGTCTTCCCGGCCCTCGCCCTGTCACTCGCGGCCTACGTGCTGGTGGCCGTGCGCACCAGCCCGCCGACCGCGCCCCACCGGGTGGAGGTGCTGTTCAAGCAGGTGGAGCGGCGGGCACGCAGGCGCGCGCGGCGCTGAGGAGGGGGATTCGACCTACGCACGCGCGCGCGGTTGTACTTTCCAGTGCGAAAACCGGGTCTCAGCCCTTTCGATCTGCGGCCCAGGGCCTTAAGCTACTGGCTCGTTGACCCAGGCGGCGCACACGCGCGGAGGAGGAGAAAAACGCCCCGGAGCATCGGAAATCCGGCGCTTTCACGGATTTCCAAAACCCCCAGCCACAGGAACCGATCTCGTAATCTCCTGTCAGCCAACAACTTACGAACTCGTCGTTTTGGCATCAGCCTTGCATATCAGGCACACTGCCAAACTCATGTTCCTCAGGAAACCCACAACCGACTCGCTTTGGCTTAAAGCCCTGATTCGTTCAACCTTCACAAGGGACGGTATCATGAACTGACTCAAACTCCTCGCCACGGCAACGCTGGTGGCGCTGGCCTTCACCGCCTGCGACGAGGGCACTCCACCGCCGGTGGAGCCCCCCCCGCCGCCGACTCCCGTGGGAACCATCTCCGGGTCGGTGACGATTGAAGGCACGGCCGCCGCCGGCATCACCGCCACCCTTTCCTCCGGTGCCACCCAGACGACCGGGGCGGGAGGCAACTTCGCCTTCGCGGGTGTCGAAGCCGGGACCTACACGGTCACCATCAGCGGCTTCCCCGAGGACGCGACGTTCGCCCAGGTGACGCAGTCCGCGACCATCGCGAGCGATGGTCAGAACGTGCAACTCAACTTCGCCGGTGAGTATATCCGCTCCTCGGCGGTGGTCGGCAGCGTGGTCGCGGCCGACGCCATGATGAGCGGCGGCGACGGCCAGCCCGAAACGCTGGCCGGCGTGACGGTCACGCTCGGCGGCGAGCACGCCATGGGCGAGATCATGGAGACCGGC
It contains:
- a CDS encoding acyl-CoA synthetase, which translates into the protein MSDSHLPFLGAALANPYKAALVIDDSTCRYRDLLSVSERVAHYLLRGRTDLKEARIVLLAPPGFPYVAAHWGIWRAGGVVVPLALAHPTPELTTLIADADPELVLLHPETKKRAMPAAEACGVPWANVVDALRSPPGTRLPSLFAPLPNPPPLPAIAESRMAHIIYTSGTTGQPKGVVTTHAATRHQVESITRAWEITRNDRVLHALPLHHVHGIVNALLCPLWQGATVELLPRFDPDMIWDRFARLRVTIFMGVPTMYVRLMQAWKRLPYQRGEVVGWSAGDLRLTISGSAALPAAAHRSWRKITGQGILERYGLSETGMVLTGPVKGPRVEGHVGYPFPSVQVRLRGDGGEEAAAGEEGCIEVRGPGLFREYWRRPEETAAAFRDGWFDTGDRAVRNGPGGYRILGRESVDIIKTGGEKVSALEVEDVLLQHHRVSDCAVVGVPHAHWGEQVSAAVVVTDGTHLPMSRLRAWVKDFVAGYKAPRRFLVVDELPRNSMGKVLKDQVRDFFLQAP
- a CDS encoding sodium/solute symporter (Members of the Solute:Sodium Symporter (SSS), TC 2.A.21 as described in tcdb.org, catalyze solute:Na+ symport. Known solutes for members of the family include sugars, amino acids, nucleosides, inositols, vitamins, urea or anions, depending on the system.), which translates into the protein MIDSLREYWPVHALLAVYTLLLAYHAWEGNRGTKRLADYYVGGRNMGAVTIALSFFATYSSTNSFVGFSGQSWSWGAPWLLMAPLIVIFSTSAWIWVAPRLRDFTAALDSLTIPDFVGFRFESPPARVLAAIIIIFASFFYMTAVFKGIGNLLETFLEIPYRTAILIVFVIVMLYTVIGGFISVVKTDAVQGVVMVFAAVLLFHGTTRAAGGVGSIFEMADAPDTAHLFTWNGGEAFPLVLGVMVAATIKFIVEPRQLSRFYALRSAREVRTGVWISTLIFAAVYTMLVPIGMYARNILSGGMDDTDLVVPGLLTEPGVFAPGVGAFLLVAMVAAAMSSLDSVLLVMASTTDRDIFGTRRGKRDERSAMRRTRWYVAVFAAITAVISLNPPDGVVGLTAFSGAMYAACFFPAVILGLHWRRGNGASAVASFVVGLGVLVIWRLTPLGDVLHEVFPALALSLAAYVLVAVRTSPPTAPHRVEVLFKQVERRARRRARR